From the Kallotenue papyrolyticum genome, the window GCGTCAGGAATGCTCCTCGCAGGATGGTCGCTGCGGCGTGGTTGTTCCTCGCGTCTGAAGACCCTGGTTGGCGACGTCCGACCGGGGTCTTGCGCTACATACAAAAGAACCGCCCGCTGTCCACTGCAGGACAGCGGGCGGGCAGTTGCAGCGTGCAACCGGGCGCTTAGGCTGTCGCCGATGACTGGTCGAACTTACCGGCGGCGATACCCGCGGCGATCAGGCTCAGCGCGCCAACCACGATCGCGTTCCAGAACGCAGCCCTCACGTCCTGGTAATTCAGAACGAACGGCGACAGGAACAGCCACAAACCGGTCAGGGCCGCCAGGCCATGCAGGACGCGCAGCGTAGTTGTCTGCCAATGGCCCAGGCCATAGAAGCCCAGACCGCCAAAGATCACCAGCAGCGCGCCGCACACGATCGCGTTGCGCATGGCCACCTGCTCAGCCGCGAAGTTCAGCAGGTAGGGCGCGACAATCTGCCAGATACCGAACACAACAACCAGTGCGCTCAGCATGCGCCCCACGCCATAGCGTTGCGCCCAGTTGCGGCCACCCAGGGTTGTGCCAGCCATATGCCGTCACCTCCCTTCGATGATCCTGTTGTGCACTCCTGCTCGGTTCTGGTTGCGTTATGTGCATGGCAGAGCGGTTGTTAATCGTGCGTCGGAGCAGCGTTAGAACTTCGTTAACAGCCTCGCTGTGCCGGACACGAGCACCGCTCACTCCAGACGCGCGCGGCGCGTCGGACGCACCAGCGCCGAGAAGCTGTGCTGCACCATCAGCAGCTCATAGACCTCTTCGTAGCGCGCGGCCATCACCTCGGCGCTGAAGTTGTGCTCGACATGCTCGCGGCAGCGGCGGCGGTCCAGCTCGGCGACGCGCGGTACGGCGGCGATCATCTCCTCGACGCTGTCGCAGATGAAGCCGGTCTCGCCGTGCACGATCACCTCGTCCACCGATCCGCCACGCATGGCCACCACCGGTGTGCCCGCGGCCATAGCCTCGGCCATCACCAGCCCGAAGGGCTCGCGCCAGTCGATCGGGAAGAGCAGGGCGTAGGCGCCCCGCAGCAGCTCGGCCTTCTCTCGCTCGTTGACCTCGCCGATGTATTCGACCAGCGGATCGTTGAAGAGCGGCCTGATCTGTTCTTCGTAGTACTCGCGATCGACCTTGTCAACCTTGGCGGCGACTTTGAGCGGCATGCCCACCGCTTTGGCGATCGCCACGGCACGATCGGGCCGCTTTTCGGGGGCGATGCGGCCCAGAAAGACCAGATAGTCGCCGGGACGTTCGCTGGGCGTGAAATGATCGATGCAGATGCCGTTGTACACGGTGGCGACCCAGTTGACCGCCAGGTTGCGCAGCGGCTCGCGTTGTGAGTTGCTGATGCTGACCACGGGCAGGTCGCCATAGACGCGGTAGATCGCCTGCAACTCCGGAATATCCAGCCGCCCGTGCAGCGTGGTGACGATTGGCGTCGCGCTGCGCCGCGCAAAAGCGAAGGTGTGGTAGTCCACATGCGAATGGATGATATCGAACTCAGCGGCGCGCTGCGTCACGGTTTCCAGCGCCGCGATCTGGGCGGCCAGCGGATCGACGGCTGTCGGATCGAGGCGGCTGGCGCAGGGCCAGATCGGCTCCAGGTGCGCCGATGTTTGGGAATCGCCACTGGCGAACAGCGTCACGTCGTGGCCGCGCTGCACCAACTGCTCGGTCAACGCATGTACCACACGTTCGGTGCCGCCGTAGAGCTTCGGCGGTACGCTCTCAAACACGGGCGCGACAATCGCGATACGCATCGTACTCCTCCTCAACGTACGGTTCGCACCGGGGTGGCGCCGGGAGACGGGTGGCGATCCGGTGCAAGCCGTTAAAAGGACCGGCGGGGAAGGCTTCCTCGCCGGTCCCTGGCTATCTAGCAGATTGTGTGCCTAGAAGTCCATATCCGGCGTCGGCGCGGCGCCATTGCTCTTCTTGGGCTCCGGCACCTCGGCAACCAGCGCGTCGGTGCTGAGGATCATGCCGGCGACGCTAACGGCGTTCTCCAGCGCGGTGCGGGTGACTTTGGCCGGGTCGATCACGCCCCAGGCGGGCAGATCGCCGTAGTCGCCACGCATGACGTCGTAGCCGATGTTGCGGTTGCCGCTCTCGCGCTGGCGCCGGCGAATCTCCTCGATCACCACCGCGCCATCTACGCCCGCGTTGCGCGCGATCTGGCGCGTCGGCTCCTCCAGCGCGCGGCGCAGGATGTTGAGCGCCAGGCGCTCCTCCTCATAGGTGGTCTGCACCTGATCCAGCGCCGGGATCAGATTCAGGTAGGCCACGCCGCCGCCGGGCACGATGCCTTCCTCAACTGCGGCGCGCGTCGCATGCAGCGCGTCCTCCACGCGCGCCTTGCGCTCCTTGAGCGCCGGCTCGGTCGGCGCGCCAACCTTGATCACCGCCACGCCACCCGACAGCTTGGCGGCGCGCTCC encodes:
- a CDS encoding SPW repeat protein yields the protein MAGTTLGGRNWAQRYGVGRMLSALVVVFGIWQIVAPYLLNFAAEQVAMRNAIVCGALLVIFGGLGFYGLGHWQTTTLRVLHGLAALTGLWLFLSPFVLNYQDVRAAFWNAIVVGALSLIAAGIAAGKFDQSSATA
- a CDS encoding glycosyltransferase family 4 protein — translated: MRIAIVAPVFESVPPKLYGGTERVVHALTEQLVQRGHDVTLFASGDSQTSAHLEPIWPCASRLDPTAVDPLAAQIAALETVTQRAAEFDIIHSHVDYHTFAFARRSATPIVTTLHGRLDIPELQAIYRVYGDLPVVSISNSQREPLRNLAVNWVATVYNGICIDHFTPSERPGDYLVFLGRIAPEKRPDRAVAIAKAVGMPLKVAAKVDKVDREYYEEQIRPLFNDPLVEYIGEVNEREKAELLRGAYALLFPIDWREPFGLVMAEAMAAGTPVVAMRGGSVDEVIVHGETGFICDSVEEMIAAVPRVAELDRRRCREHVEHNFSAEVMAARYEEVYELLMVQHSFSALVRPTRRARLE